The genomic DNA tgacctagatgtTTTATGTGAATGTGTTATGTAGGCTgtttaaaaagaaaacatttaatttgtagttctgtctttgagctgttcttgtcttaaTGTTCTGTTTTGTGTGGATcttaggaagagtagctgctgcattcgcaacagataatggggatcctaataaaaaataCCAAAAAGCCGCAGCTCTAATTTGCCTTAACGGCTCATCAGTGACGACCTTAAAAGCATGGCYATAAACCAAAGACGACACTAAGTAGTATAAACCAAACTTTATGAAGGCAGAAATGTTCTTGGCAGAACTTTCTTTCACACTGCAAAGAGGTCATATAAATGGCTTCAGAGATGGTGCTCCAGAGTGTTATCATTTTGGCTTCTTCGTGTGACTTAGCAAGGCTGGAACTGGGACGAGATGYGAACAACCTAGAGGCGAAAGGAGGATGCTTGGTCATTGCTGTTMCAGATGTTTTTTCACCCTTGGAATGACTTTCTCATGTCTAATGTGCTTGTCACTTGTTTGTAAAGCTATGTGTTAGACGTGTTATGCATGTTTGTGTGGCCATCCGTGTCTGATCAAACCTTCCGTTATGTCGGAACTTGGAACAGAAGATGGGGCCACTGTGGTCAGACCACAAACCCTTGAGTCTTAGAACTGGGGGACGGGGCAATGTGAGTCAATGTGTCATCATCGGCACTCATGAAGCAGACTTACTCacgaagaattgcaacattttaaAACAGTGCAAGCAAAACACTGTTCAAGACAAGATGCTGGTTTGGGCAGAATCCAGTAAGAAGTATGCTGCTACACCTGCATCGCTTGcgctttggggttttaggctggatttctgtacagcattttgagatatcagctgatgtaagaagggcttcataaatacatttgatttgctaCCTTAGGGGGTTAGGCTTGCAGTYATATGTTGGctaaaaataaaatgaacaacTAGTAGGACTATGTTCACATTACATTGGctattatttttaataaactcCTGTCTCAACAGATTAAACCCTACGGACTTTAATCTGACTGGATACCGAAGAAGGATCAAGACACCGGGAGGCTTGAGCGAATCAGGACCTGACCTTTGGGGCGGAGGGTTTGGGGATTGACCAACTTTGGCTATCTGATGCAAGGGATCTGGATGCATCAGGACTATCCCAAGATTGAGGGTCACAGAGGCTACCTGTCTTCACCAGCCTGCAGGGCGGCGACAGAGAGCAGGGCGCTGAACCGGCAGAACCGGCGGAGCCCAGGAATGAGCGAGTTCTGGCACAAGATGGGCTGCTGCGTGGTGGCCAAACCCCCACCGGTGAGTCTGGGCCAGCTGCCCCTTATTTACTCATGTAGAGGTATAAAATACCCACTACTCTAACGTTCTTTGTCAGGTTTCACAAAATTCCTCATCTAATAGATGTATTTGACTATGAAGTTTACTCCCCAAGCTTGCGCTATATTAGATCCTGGCCAATTCTATTCAACCCTCTCTTGCCAAGTTCCAAAGAGGTTGTTAGAGGTCCCTGGCAAGTCTCTTGTAGCCAAAGGCAAGGTTTGGGCATCCCAGGCAGCCAAGCATGCTTACTCTGACCACACACAAGAACTTAGTGTTTTTGGCTGTTGCATTCAACACACAGTTATCAGAGTTTTATTGATAGGTACAGAGGCCCAATCAAGGGAGTCCTAAATGCATGCTTAGAACAGCCAAAAGTGAAACACTCCCCAACGATCTATTTACCCATTATTTTTTTACGCCACGATGTTACGAGGGACCCTTTTTAAATGCATCAAAGTCCAATAAATCTGTTGGCAAAGGCCAATGTATTTATGGTGTTTTTCAGACTCCATCTGCATTCACTTACAGGCTGATATCTTTAAACGGGGGMTTTATAGCTTGCAGTTTAGAGGCATCCACATCATGAGCGATATCTTGAGAGTGCCATCTTTTGATTTGTTATTTCACGCGCACTATACTTAGGGTGAATGCCAGTCATTAATATTCACTGACCATGTGACCCATATTTATAACTTTGACCGGGCATAGTTGCGTCCAACAGTAATGTAAGCATCACAATATGGGGACGGactgtattgaaaacatgtccTTACTATCTTACATTCTAGTCTGATGTTGATTTAATGACGCTAACGACTGAATCGATCTGTCCAGGGAACTATAATGCCTGGACCGAGAGTAGCTTAGCGTCGTCAGGTGTTTCAAAGCAAAACATTTCATGGAATCCTGGCGAGCATTACAGGGGTGAATAGAGGTCCTTTTTGATGACCGAACATATCAGTGTTTCGCCGGAGAGTGGAAGAACTTCCCTTTAGCTCTCCAGAAGCGACTGCTGACCCTTGACCTCAGGGCGGCACCCTTTCCTGGCCCAGATTTTGCAGGGAGAGTTGTGTAACGGCGGGTTGTGTCCATCCGTTCCCACTCGTCAACAATGAACCCGGGGGCccaggagaggggaaggggactGGGCccaggagaggggaaggggactGGGCCCAGGAGAAAGGAAGGGGACTGGGCCACTGTCCCGTGGGATGGCTTTTTCCCTTCctcttttcttatttatttttagggCCTGTGTTCTATTGTTGAGGGAGGACTGTACAGTTATGCCgctttaaataaatacatgcaaGGATTTACATGGTGGAACTGTTTCGAGAGAATAGGGGCTTGTGTGGCATGTCATTTTTTTTGAATATTACTGTATTGCGACCCTTCTTACTGATGCTCTCATGAGATGTTGGGTCTGCCTAACTTCCTGTATGTCAGTCATGTAATTGCTACCCACTTTTCTAAGCACAGGCTATGCCAAATGGTTGCTAttacacacactgaaggcctcCTAAAATAAGTTGCTAAGCGACGGTTTCTCTTTTGCAGCACACGCAGCTGACCAATTAGCTAGACRTTCCATCAATCAGCCACTGGATAGRATACCTCCCATTAAGCAACATTATAGTGCGGGCTTATTTCTGAYTTTGGTATGACTCATGGCTGCCACTTGAGTGGATGCCAACCAGCTGGGCATTTGGTTAGGTTTGGTATgcctttttttaatgttttcaaGGGCTGTTTGGACTGAAGTACCAAACAGCAAAGTGTTTTAAGTTMTAATCGATTGCCGTATTGATACTCGGAAGTTGGTCTACACAGTGAGGCTCCTACTTGATCGTCAATGTCAATAGAGCCAAGAAAAGTATAGGGTTACCTTATTTGGTCGCATATGTTGTTTGAGTTCAATTCCTGGCATCTTACGTTGCTAGGTGTTCACTGATTCAATATGCCTGCTGAAATGGTCATGAGGTTGTCTTTCCYAGTCTGTGGGAATGACTGCTTTCCTCTGTCATGCCAATGTAGCAACAAGAATGGTCGGTAAGATGCCTGATTCATTGGGTATGTAGGCATGCTCCAACAGATCCTCCGAATTCAAGATGACGTCAAGAAGAYAAGACYCARACAGTGGTCTACCTTGTTTTTGTTACATGACTAGCTCATAGGATACAGGGTTCAACGTTTGGTCAGCAGCACAATTTTGTTTAGATGTAAGCATCGGTCAAAGTTGCTTATGTAACACTTAAAATGGCTTAAGGTCTATATYCTGGTCAATGGCATCTGCCAGCCTGCATCAGGAGATGATCAACTAACAATAGAGTGGACAATTAAAAAGCCTTCATTTTTTTTATGGCTTATGCATAGcaagaacattttatttaatattcTAAGCCATCACATTTTTTTWGTTTTTTATTAAAAATCCTCTACGTGACTACTTCTGCAAGTTTTCTTTGCACAGAGGCTTTTTTGACATTGTTTACTCTCCAGCATCAACTTCTGTTTGTTCTATAGTATTTCATCCCATGATCAATAGACCACCTCATGGTTTACACCTATAACCAAATAAGCGTTCCTCTCCTGTGTCTCTAATAATATAAGCTGCTTATTTGGAGACAAAATGTCGATCATAGTTCGATTAAGTGCATGTTTATGTTGTAATTTTAGAGCATCTTCTGAATTA from Salvelinus sp. IW2-2015 linkage group LG31, ASM291031v2, whole genome shotgun sequence includes the following:
- the LOC111955884 gene encoding CDC42 small effector protein 1 isoform X1, yielding MQGIWMHQDYPKIEGHRGYLSSPACRAATESRALNRQNRRSPGMSEFWHKMGCCVVAKPPPKKKRRKIDCSMIGEPTNFMHLTHIGSGEMAEGLPPSGSVQEQMRSKGPSTNGRSSLL
- the LOC111955884 gene encoding CDC42 small effector protein 1 isoform X2, which encodes MQGIWMHQDYPKIEGHRGYLSSPACRAATESRALNRQNRRSPGMSEFWHKMGCCVVAKPPPKKRRKIDCSMIGEPTNFMHLTHIGSGEMAEGLPPSGSVQEQMRSKGPSTNGRSSLL